DNA from Mucilaginibacter mallensis:
AAGGTTATTTTCGTTTAATACCTGCTCAAATATCTCTGGTTCGGGTTTGCGCTTGCCGGTAAGGTGCGAGTAATAGGTTTTTTCAAAAAGTCCCTCATTATTGTTCATGCCAAATTCATCTTTTAAATAGCGGTGGACATAGTCGTAATGGATAGCATTGATATTACTCAATAAGAACGTGCGGTATTTATCTTTTAGTTTTAACAATAGTTCATGATTACCCTGTGGTATACCAACAAATATGGCATTCCAGGCATCATCGATCTGCTCATCAGTAAGTCCGGGCTTGTTAGTTAGCTCCCTTATACGCGCTCTGAAGCCCGCAGGGCTTATTTCGCCGCGCTCAAGCAGGTTAAATACCGGGTCCTGATGCCGGTGCCCATAAAAGTCATCGGCGTTGTTAATACCCAGTTTTTTCCAGGCATCCTGCACCTGTGCAAAATTGATGTTAAAAATTACATTGCCGTAGTCAAATATGATGTTTTTGATGTTTTGCATTGGTAGAAATTTAATAGTTTTATACCAACAATTCTACGAAAATTAGCTTACAGATAGCATGGAAATTGAGACAAACTCAGCAAACCGTGATTATAGTAGCATAAGTCCGTCGGCAAGGGCATTGCTGTTGCTTAAAGGGCTAACATCCATTCCGTTTGCCAGGGAAGCTGCTGGATTGATGGTATCGCCAGAGATATATAAACCTGACTATGAAAATACAGAAATTGGCTTTTGGGCAAGGCTACTACATTTTGAAAGCCGGTATCAAAGTATTGACCAGTTACTGAATGATCTGCCAGCCAAAAATATCCTGGAGCTGTCATCTGG
Protein-coding regions in this window:
- a CDS encoding HAD family hydrolase, whose translation is MQNIKNIIFDYGNVIFNINFAQVQDAWKKLGINNADDFYGHRHQDPVFNLLERGEISPAGFRARIRELTNKPGLTDEQIDDAWNAIFVGIPQGNHELLLKLKDKYRTFLLSNINAIHYDYVHRYLKDEFGMNNNEGLFEKTYYSHLTGKRKPEPEIFEQVLNENNLNPAETLFIDDSPQHLETAKKLGIQTFLMTAPDTIQKFFEREKLV